A window of Cellulosimicrobium protaetiae genomic DNA:
ATCCTGGACAATCCAGTCGTCACCCCTGGTAGAAAGCAGGGGCGCGCGGCGTCGGCGAGAAGCCGTACGCCACGCGCCCCGCGCGGTGCTCGATCTGTCAGCGGTAGTCGCCGAAGTCCAGGTCCTCGAGCGGGATCGCCTCGCCGGAGCCCATGCCGAGCGCCGGGAAGTCGATCTCGTCGTAGCCGAAGCTCGGGTAGAGCTCCGTCTTGGCCTGCTCGGTCGGCTCGACCTGGACCTTGGTGTACCGGGGAAGACCGGTACCGGCCGGGATGAGCTTACCGATGATGACGTTCTCCTTGAGGCCGAGGAGCGGGTCGCGACGACCGCTCATCGACGCCTCGGTGAGCACGCGCGTCGTCTCCTGGAAGGAGGCCGCCGACAGCCACGAGTCCGTCGCGAGCGACGCCTTCGTGATGCCCATCAGCTCGGGACGGCCGGAGGCCGGCTGGCCACCCTCCGCCACCGCGCGACGGTTCGCGTCCTCGAAGCGGCCGCGCTCGGCGAGCTCGCCCGGCAGGAGGTGCGAGTCGCCCGAGTCGAGCACGGTCACGCGACGCAGCATCTGCCTCACGATGACCTCGATGTGCTTGTCGTGGATGTCCACGCCCTGGGAGCGGTAGACCTCCTGGACCTCGTCCACCAGGTGCTTCTGCGTGGCGCGCGGGCCGAGGATGCGCAGGACCTTCTTGGGGTCCACCGCGCCCTGGACGAGCTGCGTGCCGACGTTCACGTGGTCGCCGTCCTGCACGAGCAGGCGGGCACGCTTCGTCACCGGGTACGCGATCTCCTCCGAGCCGTCGTCCGGCGTGAGGACCAGACGGCGCGAGCGCTCCGAGTCGTCGATCGCGATGCGGCCCGAGAACTCCGCGATGGGCGCCTCACCCTTGGGGGTGCGGGCCTCGAAGAGCTCCGTGACACGCGGCAGACCCTGCGTGATGTCGTCCGCGGAGGCGACACCACCGGTGTGGAAGGTACGCATCGTCAGCTGGGTGCCCGGCTCACCGATCGACTGGGCGGCGATGATGCCGACCGCCTCGCCGATGTCGACGAGCTTGCCCGTGGCGAGCGACCGCCCGTAGCACTTGGCGCACGTGCCGACGCGCGACTCGCACGTGAGGACCGAGCGGACCTTGGCCTCACGGACGCCCGCGGCCACCGCGGCGTCGATGAGGACGTCGCCCGCGTCGTCGCCGGCCTTGCCGACGACGTTGCCGTCGGGGTCGACCAGGTCGGCCGCGAGGGTGCGCGAGTAGACGCTCGTCTCCACCTTCGGGTGGCGCACGAGCTTGCCCGCGAGCTCCTCCGCGATCGGCAGGGTCAGGCCGCGCTCGGTGCCGCAGTCCTCCTCGCGGACGATGACGTCCTGCGACACGTCCACGAGACGACGCGTGAGGTAGCCCGAGTCGGCGGTCCGCAGAGCGGTGTCCGCCAGACCCTTGCGGGCGCCGTGCGTCGCGATGAAGTACTCGAGGACGGACAGGCCCTCGCGGTAGTTGGACTTGATCGGGCGCGGGATGATCTCGCCCTTCGGGTTCGCCACGAGACCGCGCATACCGGCGATCTGACGGACCTGCATCCAGTTACCACGGGCACCCGAGCCGACCATGCGGTACACGGTGTTCCGGTCGTTCGCCTCGAGGTTCTCGCGCATGACGGAGGCGACCTTGTCCGTCGCCTGGGTCCAGATCTCGATGAGCTCCTGACGGCGCTCGTCGTCCGTGATGAGACCACGGTCGTACTGCTGCTGGACCTTGAGCGCGCGCTCCTCGTGCTGCTCGAGGATGACGGCCTTCTCCTTGGGCGTCGCCACGTCGGAGATCGCGATCGTCACGCCCGAGCGGGTCGCCCAGCGGAAGCCGGCGGCCTTCAGCGCGTCGAGCGACGCCGCGACCTCGACCTTCGGGTAGCGCTCCGCGAGCTCGTTGACGATCGCCGAGAGGCGCTTCTTGTCGACGACCGAGTTCACGTACGGGTAGTCGACGGGGAGCGTCTCGTTGAACAGCGCGCGACCGAGCGTGGTGTCGAAGAGGATCGGCTGACCCTCCTCCCAGCCCTCGGGCGCCTCGAAGCCGGAGACCGGCGGGACGAGGTCCGTCGTGCGGATCTTCACCTCGGCGTTCAGGTCCAGGGTGCCCTGGTCGAACGCCATGATCGCCTCGGCCACCGAGCCGAACGCGCGGCCCTCGCCCTCGGCGCCCTTGCGGTCGCTCGTCAGGTGGTACAGACCGATGATCATGTCCTGCGAGGGCATGGTCACCGGACGGCCGTCCGACGGCTTGAGGATGTTGTTGCTCGAGAGCATGAGGATGCGGGCCTCGGCCTGCGCCTCCGCGCTCAGGGGCAGGTGGACGGCCATCTGGTCACCGTCGAAGTCCGCGTTGAACGCGGCGCACACGAGCGGGTGCAGGTGGATCGCCTTGCCCTCGACGAGCTGCGGCTCGAACGCCTGGATGCCCAGGCGGTGCAGCGTCGGCGCACGGTTGAGCAGCACCGGGTGCTCGGTGATGACCTCTTCGAGCACGTCCCACACGACCGGGCGGGCACGCTCGACCATGCGCTTGGCGCTCTTGATGTTCTGCGCGTGGTTGAGGTCCACGAGCCGCTTCATGACGAACGGCTTGAACAGCTCGAGCGCCATCTGCTTCGGCAGGCCGCACTGGTGCAGCTTGAGCTGCGGGCCGACGACGATGACCGAACGGCCCGAGTAGTCGACACGCTTGCCGAGCAGGTTCTGACGGAAACGACCCTGCTTGCCCTTGAGCATGTCCGAGATGGACTTGAGCGGGCGGTTGCCCGGACCGGTGACCGGACGACCACGGCGACCGTTGTCGAACAGCGAGTCCACGGCCTCCTGGAGCATCCGCTTCTCGTTGTTGACGATGATCTCCGGGGCGCCCAGGTCGAGCAGACGCTTGAGGCGGTTGTTCCGGTTGATCACGCGGCGGTACAGGTCGTTCAGGTCGCTCGTCGCGAAGCGGCCACCGTCGAGCTGCACCATCGGGCGCAGGTCCGGCGGGATGACCGGGACGGCGTCGAGCACCATGCCGGTGGGCGAGTTCGTCGTGGTGAGGAACGCGTTGACGACCTTGAGTCGCTTGAGGGCACGCGTCTTGCGCTGGCCCTTGCCCGAGCGGATGGTCTCGCGCAGGGACTCGGCCTCCGCCTCCAGGTCGAAGTCCTGGAGACGCTTCTGGATCGCCGCGGCGCCCATCGAGCCCTCGAAGTACGTGCCGTAGCGGTCCTGCAGGGCGCGGTAGAGCATCTCGTCGCCCTCGAGGTCGGCGACCTTGAGGTTCTTGAAGCGGTCCCACACCTGGTCGAGGCGGTCGAGCTGGGCGTCCGCACGCTTGCGGATCTGCGCCATCTCGCGCTCGGCCGAGTCACGGACCTTGCGGCGCGCGTCGGCCTTCGCACCCTCGGCCTCGAGCTCGGCCAGGTCGGCCTCGAGCTTCTGGGCGCGGGAGTTGATGTCGTTGTCGCGGGCGTCCGCGATCTCCTTCTTCTCCAGGTCGATCTCGTTCTGGAGGTTGGGGAGGTCTTCCTGCCGACCCTCGTCGTCGACCGACGTGATCATGTACGCCGCGAAGTAGATGACCTTCTCCAGGTCCTTCGGGGCGAGGTCGAGCAGGTAGCCGAGGCGCGACGGCACGCCCTTGAAGAACCAGATGTGCGTGACGGGCGCGGCGAGCTCGATGTGGCCCATGCGCTCACGACGCACCTTCGAGCGCGTCACCTCGACGCCGCAGCGCTCGCAGATGATGCCCTTGAAGCGCACGCGCTTGTACTTGCCGCAGTAGCACTCCCAGTCCCGGGTGGGGCCGAAGATCTTCTCGCAGAAGAGTCCGTCCTTCTCGGGCTTGAGGGTGCGGTAGTTGATGGTCTCGGGCTTCTTCACCTCACCGTGCGACCACGCACGGATGTCGTCGGCCGTGGCCAGGCCGATACGCAGCTCGTCGAAGACGTTGACGTCGAGCAAGTTGTCCTACTTCCTTCGCCTGCCGGGACCGGCCGTGGCCGGCCCCGACGCCAAAAAGACGGTTGGTGTGGGGGTCGTCGGTGGGAGCAGGGTGACCCGCTCCCACCTGCCCGAGATCAGATCTCGTCGATGCTGGACGCCGCGTTGGGGCGGCGCGACAGGTCGATGCCGAGCTCTTCGGCTGCGCGGTACACGTCGTCGTCCGACTCCCGCATCTCGATGGACACGCCGTCGCTCGAGAGCACCTCGACGTTCAGGCAGAGCGACTGCATCTCCTTGAGGAGGACCTTGAAGGACTCCGGGATGCCCGAGTCGGGGATGTTCTCGCCCTTGACGATCGCCTCGTAGACCTTGACGCGACCGGGCACGTCGTCCGACTTGATCGTGAGGAGCTCCTGCAGCGTGTAGGCCGCGCCGTACGCCTCGAGGGCCCACACCTCCATCTCGCCGAAGCGCTGACCACCGAACTGCGCCTTACCACCCAGCGGCTGCTGCGTGATCATCGAGTACGGGCCAGTCGAGCGCGCGTGGATCTTGTCGTCGACCAGGTGGTGGAGCTTGAGGATGTACATGTA
This region includes:
- a CDS encoding DNA-directed RNA polymerase subunit beta' codes for the protein MLDVNVFDELRIGLATADDIRAWSHGEVKKPETINYRTLKPEKDGLFCEKIFGPTRDWECYCGKYKRVRFKGIICERCGVEVTRSKVRRERMGHIELAAPVTHIWFFKGVPSRLGYLLDLAPKDLEKVIYFAAYMITSVDDEGRQEDLPNLQNEIDLEKKEIADARDNDINSRAQKLEADLAELEAEGAKADARRKVRDSAEREMAQIRKRADAQLDRLDQVWDRFKNLKVADLEGDEMLYRALQDRYGTYFEGSMGAAAIQKRLQDFDLEAEAESLRETIRSGKGQRKTRALKRLKVVNAFLTTTNSPTGMVLDAVPVIPPDLRPMVQLDGGRFATSDLNDLYRRVINRNNRLKRLLDLGAPEIIVNNEKRMLQEAVDSLFDNGRRGRPVTGPGNRPLKSISDMLKGKQGRFRQNLLGKRVDYSGRSVIVVGPQLKLHQCGLPKQMALELFKPFVMKRLVDLNHAQNIKSAKRMVERARPVVWDVLEEVITEHPVLLNRAPTLHRLGIQAFEPQLVEGKAIHLHPLVCAAFNADFDGDQMAVHLPLSAEAQAEARILMLSSNNILKPSDGRPVTMPSQDMIIGLYHLTSDRKGAEGEGRAFGSVAEAIMAFDQGTLDLNAEVKIRTTDLVPPVSGFEAPEGWEEGQPILFDTTLGRALFNETLPVDYPYVNSVVDKKRLSAIVNELAERYPKVEVAASLDALKAAGFRWATRSGVTIAISDVATPKEKAVILEQHEERALKVQQQYDRGLITDDERRQELIEIWTQATDKVASVMRENLEANDRNTVYRMVGSGARGNWMQVRQIAGMRGLVANPKGEIIPRPIKSNYREGLSVLEYFIATHGARKGLADTALRTADSGYLTRRLVDVSQDVIVREEDCGTERGLTLPIAEELAGKLVRHPKVETSVYSRTLAADLVDPDGNVVGKAGDDAGDVLIDAAVAAGVREAKVRSVLTCESRVGTCAKCYGRSLATGKLVDIGEAVGIIAAQSIGEPGTQLTMRTFHTGGVASADDITQGLPRVTELFEARTPKGEAPIAEFSGRIAIDDSERSRRLVLTPDDGSEEIAYPVTKRARLLVQDGDHVNVGTQLVQGAVDPKKVLRILGPRATQKHLVDEVQEVYRSQGVDIHDKHIEVIVRQMLRRVTVLDSGDSHLLPGELAERGRFEDANRRAVAEGGQPASGRPELMGITKASLATDSWLSAASFQETTRVLTEASMSGRRDPLLGLKENVIIGKLIPAGTGLPRYTKVQVEPTEQAKTELYPSFGYDEIDFPALGMGSGEAIPLEDLDFGDYR